In one window of Fibrobacter sp. UWB5 DNA:
- a CDS encoding OmpH family outer membrane protein, which yields MLKRLLIVLVLAFATVSFAEDGLRIAHVDSKLIFDGYKGTKRAQEEYDRQVAKWEQQGNLLQKELAAIKEKLDKQVLMLSDEKKRELEAEYNKKDMELKNFIDRVYGRKGELISENEKVSGPIIQLIRKAINEIALQEGYDMVVDRATGAVVFWKKENDLTQKVLDYLNNR from the coding sequence ATGCTTAAGCGTCTGCTGATTGTTTTGGTTCTCGCGTTTGCGACCGTCTCGTTTGCCGAAGACGGGCTCCGCATTGCGCATGTGGATTCCAAGCTGATCTTTGACGGCTACAAGGGCACCAAGCGCGCCCAGGAAGAATACGACCGTCAGGTGGCTAAGTGGGAACAGCAGGGCAACTTGCTGCAGAAGGAACTTGCCGCCATCAAGGAAAAGCTCGACAAGCAGGTGCTGATGCTCAGCGACGAAAAGAAGCGTGAGCTCGAAGCCGAATACAACAAGAAGGACATGGAACTCAAGAACTTTATTGACCGCGTGTATGGCCGTAAGGGTGAACTGATTTCTGAAAACGAAAAGGTGAGTGGCCCGATCATTCAGTTGATTCGTAAGGCCATTAACGAAATTGCCCTGCAAGAAGGCTACGATATGGTGGTCGACCGTGCAACGGGCGCCGTAGTGTTCTGGAAAAAAGAAAACGACCTGACCCAGAAAGTGCTTGACTACCTGAACAACAGATAA
- a CDS encoding sugar transferase yields the protein MEQESVNPAIGSILDEQKLKNIVYPAKLFRTRLNEEFMRANRTRKPFLYIKMYSHQYDFFGWGSPNKTVENTWRISILTMFSHLRFIDVLGYLSDGSGLGIILLNSDLSVLESIRKEILHKLNDAGLIQTLRINPKRPIFEAYLYTGYQEKDNLELADKIKDFNSANGRFFSLSRLNLDHIWEHPHTIRYRHMVKRIVDVTCTSIAIVLCSPLLLFCAAAVKISDPKGPVIFKQTRVGKNGKLFTMYKFRSMYVDAEERKKELMAQNETGGKTFKMKNDPRIYPFGHVLRKFSLDELPQFFNIIKGDMSIVGPRPPIPSEVAEYEPWHRMRLSVTPGLTCIWQVSGRSNISFEGQMRLDNDYIKRNGKLSDDVSLILKTFKVVFKGEGAY from the coding sequence ATGGAACAGGAATCCGTTAACCCGGCAATTGGCTCTATTCTCGACGAGCAAAAGCTAAAGAACATTGTCTACCCGGCAAAGCTCTTTAGAACGCGTTTGAACGAAGAATTTATGCGTGCGAACCGCACACGCAAGCCGTTCCTGTACATCAAGATGTATTCGCACCAGTACGACTTCTTTGGTTGGGGCAGCCCGAACAAGACCGTCGAAAACACCTGGCGAATCAGCATTTTGACCATGTTTTCGCACTTGCGCTTTATCGATGTTTTGGGCTACCTTTCCGATGGTAGCGGTCTCGGCATTATCTTGCTGAATTCCGACCTCTCGGTGTTGGAATCTATTCGCAAAGAAATCTTGCACAAGTTGAACGACGCAGGCCTTATCCAGACGCTCCGCATCAACCCGAAGCGCCCGATTTTCGAAGCCTACCTTTACACGGGCTACCAGGAAAAAGACAACCTGGAGCTGGCTGACAAAATCAAGGATTTCAACAGCGCCAACGGCCGTTTCTTCTCGCTTAGCCGCTTGAACCTCGACCACATTTGGGAACACCCGCACACCATTCGCTACCGCCACATGGTCAAGCGCATTGTCGACGTGACTTGCACCAGCATTGCAATCGTACTCTGTTCCCCGCTGCTCCTGTTCTGCGCCGCCGCGGTCAAGATTAGCGACCCGAAGGGTCCTGTCATCTTCAAGCAGACCCGCGTAGGCAAGAACGGCAAGCTGTTCACCATGTACAAGTTCCGCAGCATGTACGTGGACGCCGAAGAACGCAAAAAGGAATTGATGGCCCAGAACGAAACGGGCGGCAAGACGTTCAAGATGAAGAACGACCCGCGCATCTATCCGTTCGGTCACGTGCTCCGCAAGTTCAGCCTCGACGAACTCCCGCAGTTTTTCAATATCATCAAGGGCGACATGTCTATTGTGGGCCCGCGTCCGCCGATTCCGTCCGAAGTGGCGGAATACGAGCCCTGGCACCGCATGCGTCTTTCCGTAACGCCAGGTCTCACCTGCATTTGGCAGGTCAGCGGCCGCAGCAACATCAGCTTCGAAGGTCAGATGCGTTTGGACAACGACTACATCAAGCGCAACGGCAAACTGAGCGACGACGTCTCGCTCATCTTAAAGACCTTCAAGGTCGTGTTCAAGGGCGAAGGCGCGTACTAA